The Listeria sp. PSOL-1 genome includes a region encoding these proteins:
- a CDS encoding DoxX family protein, translating into MKNIFQAVIGLMIIQHGISKLVSFSQTEAFFSSLDLPVIVLIGTITIELAGGLALVLGLFVPYASLLIIATLAGALIKVHLSEGYAGMELVLLYIVCLAYFVVTNRFNKVWSWKKSGDSYQ; encoded by the coding sequence ATGAAAAATATTTTTCAAGCTGTCATTGGTTTAATGATTATTCAACATGGTATTTCAAAACTTGTTTCCTTTTCACAAACGGAAGCCTTTTTTAGCAGTTTAGATTTACCTGTTATTGTTCTTATTGGGACAATAACGATTGAACTTGCAGGAGGGCTTGCGTTAGTCTTGGGTCTATTTGTTCCATATGCAAGTTTGTTAATTATTGCTACTTTAGCTGGTGCCCTTATAAAAGTCCACTTGTCTGAGGGATACGCAGGAATGGAATTGGTATTACTTTACATTGTTTGCTTAGCTTACTTTGTGGTAACGAATCGTTTTAATAAAGTCTGGAGCTGGAAAAAAAGTGGGGATTCCTATCAATAA
- a CDS encoding dipeptidase, whose protein sequence is MKIVDMHCDALYKLQDSKGKLTFQDSPELDVNFERLIEGDVLLQGFAIFLDPEVPVEQKWKRASEQRTIFKQHVLQRNGMMKALKKWSDLLELAEGNIASVLTLEGVEPIGQDLEKLGQLLDEGVLSVGLTWNYPNLAADGIEEPRGAGLTVFGKQIVELLNERKVFTDVSHLSIKSFWDVMELAEFPIASHSSAKAICPHMRNLSDDQIKAMIERDAMIHVIFYPLFTKENGSAKMEDVIRHIDHICELGGIKNIGFGSDFDGIPSHIKGLEHAGKHQAFIAELRKHFSEEEVAGFAHQNFLNHLPK, encoded by the coding sequence ATGAAAATAGTCGATATGCACTGTGATGCGCTTTATAAACTTCAAGATAGTAAAGGAAAGTTAACGTTTCAGGATTCACCTGAACTAGATGTGAATTTTGAACGGCTAATTGAAGGAGATGTGCTACTTCAAGGGTTTGCGATTTTTTTAGATCCAGAAGTGCCAGTCGAGCAAAAATGGAAGCGGGCTAGTGAGCAGAGGACGATTTTTAAACAACATGTTTTGCAGCGAAATGGCATGATGAAAGCACTTAAGAAGTGGAGTGATCTTCTCGAGTTAGCTGAAGGGAATATTGCTTCGGTGTTAACACTTGAGGGTGTGGAGCCAATTGGGCAGGATTTAGAAAAGCTAGGGCAATTACTTGATGAAGGTGTATTGTCTGTAGGTCTAACTTGGAATTATCCTAATTTAGCGGCTGATGGTATTGAAGAGCCTCGTGGGGCAGGGCTTACAGTTTTTGGTAAACAGATTGTCGAACTTTTAAATGAACGAAAAGTATTTACAGATGTATCACATTTAAGTATTAAAAGCTTTTGGGACGTAATGGAATTGGCAGAGTTTCCGATTGCAAGCCACTCGAGTGCTAAAGCAATTTGTCCGCATATGCGAAACTTAAGTGATGATCAAATAAAAGCAATGATCGAACGCGATGCAATGATCCATGTGATTTTTTATCCGCTGTTTACAAAGGAAAATGGGTCGGCAAAAATGGAAGATGTTATTCGGCATATTGATCATATTTGTGAACTTGGTGGAATTAAAAATATTGGATTTGGTTCGGATTTTGATGGGATTCCTTCGCATATTAAAGGATTGGAGCATGCAGGGAAACATCAGGCTTTTATTGCTGAATTGAGAAAGCATTTTTCTGAGGAAGAAGTAGCTGGTTTTGCACATCAAAATTTTTTAAATCATTTACCCAAATAA
- a CDS encoding multidrug efflux MFS transporter — protein sequence MTDWKKNLYIVWIGCFLTGTGLNLIMPFLPLYIEELGVHNHAQVSLWSGIALSSTFLVSAVMSPIWGSLADRKGRRVMLLRAALGMCLAMALMGIVTNVYQFVGLRLLMGIFSGYISTANALIATQVPRHRSGQALGMLSTAAVSGVLIGPLIGGFLADLFDMRLVFFLTGTLLACSFFLTLFFVKENFTPVEKHKMLTARQVIGGLEHPTLIFSLFFTTMIIQVAINSVNPIMTLYVRELAGNVQNIAFISGVIASVPGVAALLTAPRLGKLGDKIGTERILFWALCGSLILQIPMAFAQSPIELGILRFLLGITDGALLPAVQSLLAKNTPRHISGRIFGYNQSFQYVGNVVGPLAGSAIAAHFGYSEVFLVVAGIIFINIIISFFANKKIHQGN from the coding sequence ATGACGGATTGGAAGAAAAATTTATATATTGTTTGGATTGGATGTTTTTTAACTGGGACAGGGCTTAATTTAATTATGCCATTTTTGCCGCTTTATATTGAAGAGCTTGGTGTACATAATCATGCGCAAGTTAGTTTGTGGTCTGGGATCGCACTTAGCTCGACTTTTCTTGTATCAGCTGTGATGTCACCGATTTGGGGAAGTCTTGCGGATCGGAAAGGACGCCGTGTCATGCTTCTTCGTGCAGCGCTTGGGATGTGTCTTGCAATGGCTTTAATGGGCATTGTAACGAACGTTTATCAATTTGTTGGCTTACGCTTGTTAATGGGGATTTTTTCAGGTTACATTTCTACAGCTAATGCTTTGATTGCAACACAAGTCCCAAGGCATAGAAGTGGTCAGGCGCTTGGGATGCTGTCGACTGCGGCTGTGTCTGGTGTTTTGATTGGGCCATTAATTGGTGGTTTTCTAGCTGATTTATTTGATATGCGGTTGGTATTTTTTCTTACAGGGACACTGCTTGCTTGTAGCTTCTTTTTGACGCTCTTTTTTGTTAAAGAAAATTTCACACCAGTTGAAAAACATAAAATGTTGACCGCTCGCCAGGTAATAGGTGGGCTTGAGCATCCAACTTTGATTTTTAGCTTATTTTTTACAACGATGATTATTCAAGTTGCAATTAATTCTGTGAATCCAATTATGACGCTTTACGTAAGAGAACTTGCTGGGAATGTCCAAAATATTGCTTTTATTAGTGGTGTTATTGCTTCGGTTCCAGGAGTGGCCGCTCTTTTAACAGCTCCGCGATTAGGGAAATTAGGTGATAAAATTGGCACAGAGCGGATATTGTTTTGGGCATTATGTGGTTCACTGATTTTGCAAATTCCGATGGCTTTTGCACAAAGTCCTATTGAGCTTGGCATTTTGCGTTTCTTGCTTGGCATAACGGATGGCGCTTTGCTTCCAGCTGTACAATCATTACTTGCTAAAAATACGCCACGCCATATTTCGGGACGTATATTTGGCTATAATCAATCTTTTCAATATGTTGGAAATGTTGTTGGCCCGTTAGCAGGATCGGCCATTGCTGCACATTTTGGGTATAGTGAAGTTTTCTTGGTTGTAGCAGGGATTATTTTTATTAATATCATTATTTCATTTTTTGCTAATAAAAAAATACATCAAGGAAATTAG
- a CDS encoding NAD-dependent protein deacylase: METLKLALQQLRNIVFLTGAGVSVPSGIPDYRSKNGLYQRSEGRQPEYLLSEQCLMNEPDLFYSFVKTKMYYPGAKPNIIHQKIAMMEQSFHKQVTTITQNIDGLHEAAGAKDVVNFHGSLSNCYCIRCGAEVRAEDYLKSNVHANCGGMIRPDVVLYGEGIQAEAFERAVSAVRHAELIVIVGTSFQVSPFCHLIDYRNPEVQVFAINKNPLELNIPFVMVTGDAAQVFQEV, from the coding sequence ATTGAAACATTAAAACTAGCATTACAACAATTGCGAAATATTGTTTTTTTGACTGGGGCTGGTGTTTCTGTGCCATCAGGAATCCCTGATTATCGCTCGAAAAATGGCTTATATCAAAGGTCAGAAGGAAGACAACCTGAATATTTATTAAGTGAGCAATGCTTAATGAATGAACCAGATCTTTTTTACTCTTTTGTTAAAACAAAGATGTATTATCCAGGTGCGAAGCCAAATATTATTCATCAGAAAATTGCGATGATGGAGCAATCTTTTCATAAACAAGTGACAACGATTACACAAAATATTGATGGTCTTCATGAAGCAGCTGGTGCGAAAGACGTAGTGAATTTTCATGGGAGCTTGTCCAATTGTTATTGTATAAGGTGTGGTGCAGAAGTTCGGGCTGAGGATTACTTAAAAAGTAATGTTCACGCTAATTGTGGTGGAATGATTCGCCCAGATGTGGTGCTTTATGGTGAAGGAATTCAAGCCGAGGCCTTTGAACGGGCGGTTTCAGCGGTACGTCATGCGGAACTTATTGTGATCGTAGGAACTAGCTTCCAAGTCAGTCCTTTTTGTCATTTGATCGATTATCGTAACCCTGAGGTGCAAGTTTTTGCGATCAATAAAAATCCGTTAGAATTAAACATTCCGTTTGTCATGGTAACAGGGGATGCAGCGCAAGTTTTTCAAGAAGTGTGA
- a CDS encoding LacI family DNA-binding transcriptional regulator, with amino-acid sequence MTNIKEIAKLAGVSVTTVSRVLNEHPYVAEDKRSRVLHVIEKLDYTPNRSARNLARGRTNTVGVILPYNDHPWFDKVANGILEAAFQEKYSVIFFPTNYDPKIEEKNLLMLKTKQVDGLIITSRANSLEKIVPFTEYGPIILNEYTDIPEFSCAYVDRLLAFCEGFSFLKENGNKRVTFTTGRDSALSPSTAKKIEAYQTIFDTIEEDDYLLDCYTVEDGYLAAQYFFEEAKWRPDAIYANGDEVAAGMLLYAEKRGLRVPEDVAILGQENLPISRVLHLTTLDHHLKELGKTAFNIFFSGKIRKQKIAHSLIKRSTV; translated from the coding sequence ATGACAAATATTAAAGAAATTGCTAAGTTAGCTGGTGTTTCTGTAACAACGGTTTCTCGCGTTTTGAATGAGCATCCTTATGTCGCAGAGGATAAACGTTCTCGTGTACTTCATGTGATTGAAAAACTTGACTATACACCAAATCGAAGTGCAAGAAATTTAGCGCGTGGTAGAACGAATACGGTCGGTGTTATTTTACCTTATAATGATCACCCATGGTTTGATAAGGTTGCTAATGGGATCTTGGAAGCAGCATTTCAAGAGAAGTATTCGGTGATCTTCTTTCCTACGAATTATGATCCGAAAATAGAAGAAAAAAATTTACTGATGTTAAAAACGAAACAAGTAGACGGATTAATTATCACTTCACGTGCAAATTCGTTGGAAAAAATTGTCCCCTTTACAGAATATGGGCCAATTATTTTAAATGAATATACGGATATTCCTGAGTTCTCGTGTGCTTATGTTGATCGGTTGTTAGCTTTTTGTGAAGGTTTTTCATTTTTAAAGGAAAATGGGAATAAGCGGGTAACCTTTACAACGGGAAGGGACAGTGCGTTAAGTCCGAGTACGGCTAAGAAAATAGAAGCGTATCAAACCATTTTTGATACAATAGAGGAAGATGACTATTTGTTAGATTGTTATACAGTGGAAGATGGCTATTTAGCGGCTCAATACTTTTTTGAAGAAGCAAAATGGAGACCAGATGCGATTTATGCAAATGGAGATGAAGTAGCAGCGGGGATGCTCCTTTATGCCGAAAAAAGGGGGTTGCGTGTACCAGAAGACGTAGCGATCCTCGGCCAAGAAAACTTGCCAATTAGTAGGGTGTTACATTTAACAACACTTGATCATCATTTGAAAGAATTGGGAAAAACAGCCTTTAATATTTTCTTTTCGGGTAAAATTAGAAAACAAAAAATTGCGCATTCATTAATTAAACGAAGTACAGTATAA
- a CDS encoding HAD family hydrolase — translation MYKAIIFDVDGTILDTEDAVLDSLQETLLEVGLDYHKTDLRFALGIPGKKTIEQLNISHSKEFLERWQQKEFAFRDRIKIFAGLKEVFEKIPQGGVVTSKDALEMEQGFYPFGIAHYFDAIVCASDTENHKPHPEPLLKSLSMLGRKPNEALYIGDSPYDMAAAHAAGMHFGLALWGAKTTSGFEAADFIFEKPADVLGCI, via the coding sequence ATGTACAAAGCGATTATATTTGATGTTGATGGGACGATTTTAGATACAGAAGATGCCGTGCTTGATTCATTACAAGAAACGCTCCTTGAAGTGGGCTTAGACTATCATAAGACGGATCTGCGTTTTGCTTTAGGGATTCCAGGCAAGAAAACGATTGAGCAATTAAATATTTCTCATAGCAAGGAGTTCTTAGAAAGATGGCAGCAAAAAGAATTTGCCTTTCGTGATCGAATCAAAATCTTTGCTGGTTTGAAAGAAGTGTTTGAAAAAATCCCGCAAGGTGGGGTGGTTACTTCAAAAGATGCACTAGAAATGGAGCAAGGTTTTTATCCTTTTGGAATTGCGCATTATTTTGATGCCATTGTTTGTGCCAGTGATACCGAAAACCATAAACCACACCCAGAGCCCCTTTTAAAAAGTTTGTCGATGTTAGGAAGAAAGCCAAATGAAGCGCTTTATATTGGGGATTCACCTTATGATATGGCTGCTGCACATGCTGCAGGGATGCACTTTGGTCTGGCTTTATGGGGAGCGAAAACGACATCTGGTTTTGAAGCAGCAGATTTTATTTTTGAAAAGCCTGCTGATGTTTTGGGGTGTATTTAA
- a CDS encoding MarR family winged helix-turn-helix transcriptional regulator, which translates to MAEKLEIIAKSISIIHRAEDAYKNDRLASIGLNRGQLRYLWALYQEDGITQESLAKRFLTDKANVTRHMKRLKELDMVKCSVNPADKRTHRVFLTEKGQRIRPLIEDTTLCWNDFLTAGFTEQERNELLRLLLKMAENAADVMKREVINERTE; encoded by the coding sequence TTGGCTGAAAAACTTGAGATTATTGCAAAATCAATTTCAATTATTCATCGGGCAGAAGATGCGTACAAGAATGATCGCTTAGCTTCGATTGGGCTAAATCGTGGACAATTGCGCTATTTATGGGCGCTTTATCAAGAAGACGGCATTACACAAGAGTCACTTGCTAAACGTTTTTTAACAGATAAAGCCAATGTAACGCGGCATATGAAGCGTCTTAAGGAACTAGATATGGTTAAATGTTCCGTGAATCCAGCTGATAAGAGAACGCATCGGGTTTTTTTGACTGAAAAAGGACAGAGGATACGGCCTTTGATTGAAGATACAACATTGTGTTGGAATGATTTTCTAACAGCAGGTTTTACAGAGCAAGAACGAAATGAATTACTTCGTCTGCTACTTAAGATGGCAGAGAATGCGGCAGACGTAATGAAAAGAGAGGTTATAAATGAAAGAACAGAGTAG
- a CDS encoding MATE family efflux transporter: protein MKEQSRRLGEDSIPALMARLSIPAFIGMFVMGMYNIVDTIFVSYGVGAQGVAALSIAFPVQMILMAMAAMFGIGGASIISRSLGAGEQKQANRVYHQVIWLVVLSSILIALITFIFLDPLIRFFGAPADIHNVTKDFLSVILLGAVFQTFGMAMNNIVRSEGNARTAMLTMIISAVLNMLLNPLFIMGFHMGVRGSALATVISQAVGAAWLLIYFLSGKSSLSLSGFKFQMDWSMIMRIVAIGFPSFIMMSAGSIVTIAVNWMLQVYGGTLAIAVYGIANRIVTFAIMPINGVTQGMQPVVGFNYGSKNLDRVSKAVKLSMLVATAMSLVAWGMVEIFPMQLVRIFSNEPQIISEGATAVRLILLAAPTIGFQIVCGGLYQALGQARISFIISLMRQIICLVPLLLILPNFIGLHGVWYAFPLADLIAFTVCLVILLTTSKRIINEKQAEI from the coding sequence ATGAAAGAACAGAGTAGACGTTTAGGGGAAGATAGTATACCTGCTTTAATGGCACGACTTTCTATACCAGCATTTATTGGTATGTTTGTGATGGGCATGTATAACATCGTGGATACGATTTTTGTATCTTATGGTGTTGGCGCACAGGGCGTTGCAGCGCTCTCGATTGCTTTTCCAGTGCAGATGATTTTAATGGCTATGGCAGCAATGTTTGGTATTGGGGGAGCATCAATTATTTCAAGGTCACTTGGTGCGGGGGAGCAGAAGCAGGCAAACCGTGTGTATCATCAAGTCATTTGGTTAGTTGTTTTAAGTAGTATTTTAATTGCACTGATTACTTTTATTTTTTTAGATCCACTTATTCGTTTTTTTGGAGCACCAGCTGATATTCATAATGTCACAAAGGATTTTCTTTCTGTTATTTTACTTGGCGCTGTGTTTCAAACGTTTGGCATGGCGATGAACAATATTGTTCGATCAGAAGGAAATGCAAGAACAGCGATGTTAACAATGATTATTTCAGCTGTGCTAAATATGTTGTTAAATCCACTTTTTATTATGGGATTTCATATGGGTGTGCGTGGTTCAGCGCTGGCAACTGTTATCTCACAAGCGGTGGGTGCAGCATGGTTATTAATCTATTTTCTTTCAGGAAAAAGCTCGTTATCTCTTAGCGGGTTTAAATTCCAGATGGATTGGTCAATGATCATGCGCATAGTTGCAATTGGCTTCCCATCGTTTATTATGATGTCAGCTGGAAGTATTGTAACGATTGCGGTGAACTGGATGTTACAAGTTTATGGTGGAACTTTAGCGATTGCTGTTTACGGGATTGCGAATCGAATTGTTACATTTGCGATTATGCCGATTAATGGCGTGACTCAAGGAATGCAGCCGGTTGTTGGTTTTAACTATGGTTCAAAGAATTTAGACCGAGTAAGTAAAGCGGTGAAACTTTCAATGCTTGTAGCAACAGCTATGTCGCTTGTTGCTTGGGGAATGGTAGAGATTTTCCCAATGCAACTAGTGAGGATATTTTCAAATGAACCGCAAATCATTAGCGAAGGAGCAACAGCTGTACGTCTTATCTTGCTTGCAGCACCAACAATTGGTTTTCAAATTGTTTGCGGTGGTTTATATCAAGCGTTAGGACAAGCACGGATTTCATTTATTATTTCGTTAATGCGCCAAATTATTTGTTTGGTTCCACTGCTACTTATTTTGCCAAACTTTATTGGTTTACATGGTGTGTGGTATGCATTTCCTTTAGCTGATTTAATTGCATTTACGGTTTGCCTTGTTATTTTATTAACCACTTCTAAGCGAATAATTAATGAAAAGCAAGCAGAGATATAA
- a CDS encoding ABC transporter ATP-binding protein, whose product MQNEVNPSEELPKTTRKFKFKDFLQLINSVNPKKALFLFGMLLSLVTSGASLIVPQLTKSLVDTSGLSKIDGKMLTILILAFAVQLGFGTIGGYLLRYVGESAVKTLREKLWNHLLKLPVGYFDNHKSGESSSRLVNDTSVIKELVTSQFPNFVTGAIQLVGSIIILFLMDWKMASIMFGAIPILAIIMVPIGKIMSKLGRQLQAATADFNAEASEKLAEVRLIKASNGEDFEKASGKKFIHKIFTLGVKDAKVEAILQPVMMTAMLGLFVGILGYGAVRVQAGTLTSGSLVAFLIYLFNIIAPVMSFATFFSQVQKSMGATERIQEILEIDTEPSGQGKTVDVVGQTIKVNRLTFSYAENQPILKDVSFEAKPNTVIAFAGPSGGGKSTIFSLLERFYHPQNGSILVGDQDIQNIDLENWRSQIGYVSQDSAIFAGTIRDNLQYGLPQKLSDEELWKGLSLAYAEQFVKDFPEQLNTEIGERGVKLSGGQKQRLAIARAFLRDPKILMLDEATASLDSQSEEKVQRALEKLMVGRTTLVIAHRLSTIVHADQIYFIEKGQVTGHGKHIELIKDHPLYAQYVNEQMVS is encoded by the coding sequence ATGCAAAATGAAGTAAATCCATCAGAAGAATTACCCAAAACAACACGAAAATTTAAATTTAAAGATTTTTTACAGTTAATTAATAGTGTCAATCCTAAAAAAGCGTTATTTCTCTTTGGGATGCTCCTAAGCCTAGTTACAAGTGGGGCAAGTTTAATTGTTCCACAACTAACAAAGAGCTTGGTGGATACAAGCGGTTTATCAAAAATAGATGGGAAAATGCTCACTATTTTAATTTTAGCTTTTGCTGTTCAACTAGGTTTCGGAACGATTGGCGGTTACCTTTTACGCTATGTTGGTGAAAGTGCTGTTAAAACCCTACGCGAAAAATTATGGAACCATTTATTGAAATTACCTGTTGGCTATTTTGATAACCATAAATCAGGAGAAAGTAGTTCACGACTAGTGAATGACACGTCTGTTATCAAAGAACTCGTGACTTCTCAATTTCCGAACTTTGTCACTGGTGCCATTCAATTAGTTGGCTCGATTATCATTTTATTTTTAATGGATTGGAAAATGGCTTCCATCATGTTTGGAGCAATTCCAATTCTCGCTATTATCATGGTACCTATTGGAAAAATTATGTCAAAACTTGGTCGTCAACTACAAGCAGCAACAGCCGATTTCAACGCTGAAGCAAGTGAAAAATTAGCAGAAGTTCGCTTAATTAAAGCAAGTAATGGCGAAGATTTTGAAAAAGCTTCTGGAAAAAAATTCATCCATAAAATTTTCACACTTGGCGTAAAAGATGCTAAAGTTGAAGCGATCTTACAACCTGTCATGATGACAGCTATGCTAGGGCTTTTCGTTGGTATTCTTGGTTACGGCGCCGTACGAGTACAAGCTGGCACCCTAACAAGCGGTTCTTTAGTCGCGTTCTTAATCTATTTGTTTAACATCATTGCACCCGTTATGAGTTTTGCTACTTTCTTCTCTCAAGTTCAAAAATCAATGGGCGCAACAGAACGTATTCAAGAAATCTTAGAAATTGATACTGAGCCATCTGGACAAGGTAAAACGGTTGATGTTGTTGGTCAAACAATCAAAGTAAATCGCCTTACTTTTAGCTACGCAGAAAATCAACCTATTCTAAAAGATGTCTCATTTGAAGCAAAACCTAATACTGTTATTGCTTTTGCCGGCCCAAGTGGCGGGGGTAAATCAACTATTTTCTCTTTATTAGAGCGTTTTTACCATCCTCAAAATGGTTCGATCCTTGTTGGTGACCAAGACATCCAAAATATCGATTTAGAAAACTGGCGATCACAAATTGGTTACGTTTCTCAAGATAGTGCTATTTTTGCAGGAACTATTCGCGATAACCTACAATATGGTTTACCACAAAAACTATCTGATGAAGAATTGTGGAAAGGTCTATCCCTCGCTTACGCAGAACAATTTGTTAAAGACTTCCCTGAACAACTAAATACGGAAATTGGTGAACGTGGCGTCAAACTTTCAGGCGGACAGAAACAACGTCTCGCTATTGCTAGAGCCTTTTTAAGAGACCCTAAAATTTTAATGCTAGACGAAGCAACCGCAAGCTTAGATTCACAATCAGAAGAAAAAGTTCAACGCGCCTTGGAAAAATTGATGGTCGGCCGAACAACTTTAGTTATCGCTCACCGCTTATCTACAATCGTACATGCCGATCAAATTTATTTCATTGAAAAAGGTCAAGTAACTGGACATGGTAAACATATCGAATTAATTAAAGACCACCCACTTTATGCTCAATATGTGAATGAACAAATGGTAAGTTAA
- a CDS encoding MarR family winged helix-turn-helix transcriptional regulator: MMSHFTDELMKQLHFISEASNAYMSQKKQKLTGQQRVLAVLGLEDGLTQSYLAEVLDLRPSSLAELLKKMEEKGDIHRKEDAGDKRIKRVYLTEAGRLNAKENAALKKEDYSENFFSGLNQNEKKQFSEYLQKVADGWNEDLKQQAQRFVDPMDRMQAMQEMRESLMERFGHNWQELTPDEVKNLRKEIRKMMKESSFANNRRGHSFPPNFPRGFGRRENPNFWREMGFFPQKPFEKQDEE; encoded by the coding sequence ATGATGAGTCATTTTACAGATGAGCTTATGAAGCAACTGCATTTTATCAGTGAAGCTAGCAATGCTTATATGAGTCAAAAAAAACAAAAGCTGACTGGTCAGCAAAGAGTTCTTGCTGTCTTAGGATTAGAAGACGGATTGACACAAAGCTATTTAGCAGAAGTACTAGATCTACGTCCTAGTTCGCTTGCTGAATTATTAAAAAAAATGGAAGAAAAAGGCGACATTCATCGAAAAGAAGACGCCGGAGATAAAAGAATTAAGCGTGTCTATCTAACGGAAGCTGGCCGATTAAATGCCAAAGAAAATGCGGCGTTAAAAAAAGAAGATTATAGTGAAAACTTTTTCTCTGGACTTAATCAAAATGAGAAAAAACAATTTAGCGAATATCTACAGAAAGTTGCAGACGGTTGGAATGAAGATTTAAAACAACAAGCACAACGATTTGTTGATCCAATGGACCGGATGCAAGCTATGCAAGAAATGCGCGAATCACTTATGGAACGTTTTGGCCATAACTGGCAAGAGTTAACACCCGATGAAGTAAAAAATTTGCGCAAAGAAATACGAAAGATGATGAAAGAATCATCTTTTGCAAATAACCGTCGTGGTCACAGTTTTCCGCCAAACTTCCCAAGAGGTTTTGGTCGAAGAGAAAACCCTAATTTTTGGCGTGAAATGGGATTTTTTCCACAAAAACCATTTGAAAAACAAGACGAAGAATAA
- a CDS encoding multidrug efflux SMR transporter has protein sequence MAWVYLIIGGMAEVVWAFGLKFSNGFTNIPVVIPTVITLIFSFWMFSKSLKYLPISTAYAVFTGIGSFGTALFGMLFLGDAVNLIKIILLVVLISCIIGLKLVPDKTKKGEKI, from the coding sequence ATGGCATGGGTTTATTTGATTATCGGTGGTATGGCAGAAGTTGTTTGGGCTTTCGGTTTGAAATTTTCTAATGGATTTACAAATATTCCAGTTGTTATTCCAACCGTGATAACGTTAATTTTTAGTTTTTGGATGTTTTCTAAATCATTAAAGTATTTACCTATCTCAACGGCTTATGCTGTTTTTACAGGAATTGGCTCATTTGGTACGGCACTTTTTGGCATGCTTTTTTTAGGAGATGCTGTAAATCTAATCAAAATTATCCTATTAGTTGTTTTAATCAGTTGTATCATCGGTTTGAAATTGGTTCCTGATAAAACGAAGAAAGGTGAAAAAATATGA
- a CDS encoding multidrug efflux SMR transporter, whose translation MSWVFLVIAGLMEIGGVVSLKLSVGLKKLIPTFGLIVFMGLSLFCLSLSLQEIPISLAYGVWTGIGAAGSVLMGMLVFKESRDHRKLLLVLGIIVSIIGLKLIS comes from the coding sequence ATGAGTTGGGTATTTTTAGTTATAGCAGGTTTAATGGAAATAGGCGGTGTTGTAAGCCTTAAGCTGTCAGTAGGTTTAAAAAAACTTATCCCGACTTTTGGTTTAATCGTTTTTATGGGACTTAGTTTATTTTGTTTATCCCTTTCATTGCAAGAAATTCCAATTAGCCTAGCTTATGGTGTTTGGACAGGTATTGGTGCCGCTGGAAGTGTACTGATGGGTATGCTTGTTTTTAAAGAATCACGGGATCATCGTAAATTATTACTTGTTTTGGGAATTATTGTAAGTATTATTGGTTTAAAATTGATTAGCTAG
- the tadA gene encoding tRNA adenosine(34) deaminase TadA, producing the protein MRLALEEAKKASSIGEVPIGAVVVLNGEIIGRGYNLRETTQNAITHAEILAIQDACQNLNTWRLSGADLYVTLEPCPMCSGAILLSRIHKVYYGAKDPKSGTAGTLMNLLQDQRFNHVCEVESGLLQDETAAMLTTFFKELRKRNKSRS; encoded by the coding sequence ATGCGATTGGCGCTTGAAGAAGCGAAAAAAGCCAGCTCAATTGGTGAGGTCCCTATTGGTGCTGTTGTGGTTCTTAATGGGGAAATTATCGGTCGCGGTTATAATCTGCGAGAAACAACTCAGAATGCCATTACACATGCGGAAATTTTAGCTATTCAAGATGCTTGTCAAAATTTGAATACATGGCGATTAAGCGGTGCGGACCTTTATGTTACACTTGAACCTTGTCCAATGTGTAGTGGTGCCATTTTACTTTCGCGGATTCATAAAGTGTACTACGGGGCAAAAGATCCTAAATCAGGGACAGCAGGGACATTGATGAATCTCCTGCAAGATCAGCGTTTTAATCATGTATGCGAGGTTGAAAGCGGCTTGCTTCAAGATGAAACCGCAGCAATGTTGACCACTTTTTTCAAGGAATTACGTAAACGAAACAAAAGCAGATCTTAA